A stretch of Pseudomonas sp. LS.1a DNA encodes these proteins:
- a CDS encoding cytochrome c oxidase subunit 3 produces the protein MASHEHYYVPAQSKWPIIATIGMFITVFGLGTWFNDMKAGHPESHGPLIFFIGALFLAYMLFGWFGSVVRESRAGLYSPQLDRSFRWGMSWFIFSEVMFFLAFFGALFYVRVLAGPWLGGEGAKGVAHMLWPTFEFTWPLLHTPDPKLFPPPKEVIDPWHLPLINTILLVSSSVTITIAHHALRRDHRGPLKFWMALTIILGASFIALQAYEYHEAYTKLGLTLGSGIYGATFFMLTGFHGAHVTLGTIILIVMFVRILRGHFNPEKHFGFEAASWYWHFVDVVWVGLFIFVYVL, from the coding sequence ATGGCAAGTCATGAGCACTACTACGTCCCGGCGCAGAGCAAGTGGCCGATCATCGCCACCATCGGCATGTTCATCACGGTGTTCGGCCTGGGTACCTGGTTCAACGACATGAAGGCTGGCCACCCCGAGTCGCACGGGCCGCTGATCTTCTTCATCGGCGCGTTGTTCCTGGCCTACATGCTGTTCGGCTGGTTCGGTTCGGTGGTACGGGAGAGCCGCGCGGGGCTGTACAGCCCGCAGCTGGACCGCTCGTTCCGCTGGGGCATGAGCTGGTTCATCTTCTCCGAGGTGATGTTCTTCCTGGCCTTCTTCGGTGCGCTGTTCTACGTGCGCGTGCTGGCCGGGCCGTGGCTTGGCGGTGAAGGGGCCAAGGGTGTTGCGCACATGTTGTGGCCGACCTTCGAATTCACCTGGCCGCTGCTGCACACGCCCGACCCGAAACTGTTCCCGCCGCCCAAGGAAGTGATCGACCCGTGGCACCTGCCGCTGATCAACACCATCTTGCTGGTCAGTTCCAGCGTGACCATCACCATCGCCCACCATGCCCTGCGCCGTGACCACCGTGGCCCGCTGAAATTCTGGATGGCGCTGACCATCATCCTGGGCGCCAGCTTCATCGCGTTGCAGGCCTACGAGTACCACGAGGCCTATACCAAGCTGGGGTTGACCCTGGGGTCGGGGATCTATGGCGCGACGTTCTTCATGCTAACCGGCTTCCACGGCGCCCACGTTACCTTGGGCACGATCATCCTGATCGTGATGTTCGTGCGCATCTTGCGCGGGCATTTCAACCCGGAGAAACACTTTGGTTTCGAGGCGGCCAGTTGGTACTGGCATTTCGTCGATGTGGTGTGGGTGGGGTTGTTCATCTTTGTCTATGTGTTGTGA
- a CDS encoding twin transmembrane helix small protein: protein MLKAAIVLMLLATIASLFSGLVFLVKDDENSTRLLKALTVRVTLAALTIGLVAWGFISGQLVSHAPF, encoded by the coding sequence ATGCTCAAGGCCGCGATTGTCCTGATGCTGTTGGCCACGATTGCCAGCCTGTTCAGTGGCCTGGTGTTTCTGGTCAAGGACGATGAAAACTCGACCCGTTTGCTGAAAGCGCTGACCGTGCGGGTGACCCTGGCGGCCCTGACCATCGGCCTGGTGGCCTGGGGCTTCATCAGCGGTCAGCTCGTCTCGCACGCCCCCTTCTGA
- a CDS encoding SURF1 family protein — protein sequence MRPFRPGWVPTLMVLALLPGLIALGCWQLGRAEEKRVLLAAYAERRIEAPLATAQLTANQDNAFRRVHLHGRFDAGHSLLLDNRMRDGQAGVELLQPFHDQASGQWLLVNRGWLPWPDRRVPVHFDTPAQALALDASVYVAPGSTFQLHPDPAGGQWPHLLTAVDAAQLWQQLDREGFAHELRLEPGPATYRLDWPVVAMGPEKHLGYAVQWFALATTLVLLYLYFGWHHNKEKPHGHRHSTGSA from the coding sequence ATGAGGCCGTTTCGTCCGGGCTGGGTACCAACCCTGATGGTGCTTGCGCTGCTGCCGGGGTTGATCGCGCTTGGCTGCTGGCAACTCGGCCGTGCCGAGGAAAAGCGCGTGCTGCTGGCCGCCTATGCCGAGCGGCGGATCGAAGCGCCCTTGGCCACGGCCCAGCTGACCGCGAACCAGGACAATGCCTTCCGCCGCGTGCATCTCCATGGCCGCTTCGACGCCGGGCACAGCCTGTTGCTGGACAACCGCATGCGCGATGGCCAGGCCGGTGTCGAGCTGCTGCAACCCTTCCACGACCAGGCTAGCGGCCAGTGGCTGTTGGTCAACCGCGGCTGGCTACCCTGGCCGGATCGCCGCGTGCCTGTGCATTTCGATACCCCTGCCCAGGCGTTGGCGCTGGATGCCTCGGTATATGTCGCGCCTGGCAGCACATTCCAGTTGCATCCCGACCCTGCAGGCGGCCAGTGGCCGCACCTGCTGACCGCCGTGGATGCCGCCCAGCTATGGCAACAGCTCGATCGCGAAGGCTTCGCCCATGAGCTGCGCCTGGAGCCCGGCCCGGCGACCTATCGCCTGGACTGGCCGGTCGTTGCCATGGGCCCGGAAAAACACCTGGGCTACGCCGTGCAATGGTTCGCCCTGGCAACCACTTTGGTACTGCTCTACCTCTACTTCGGCTGGCACCACAACAAGGAGAAACCCCATGGCCACCGCCACTCCACTGGAAGTGCCTGA
- a CDS encoding COX15/CtaA family protein: MARPGFRLAVFATLLALLVVLLGAYTRLTHAGLGCPDWPGCYGFISVPKSEAQLAHAELHFPEHPVEAAKGWAEMVHRYFAGTLAMVIALLAVQALRRHARDGQPYRLPLLLLGVVLAQAAFGMWTVTLKLWPQVVTAHLLGGFTTLSLLFLLSLRLSRAFAPLPKLPLSLRRIAALALLVVIGQIALGGWVSANYAAVACIDLPTCHGQWWPAADFSNGFHLTQHVGPNYLGGQLDSDARTAIHISHRLGALLVTCVLLMLSWKLHRCGLPGLARLVLLALLVQVGLGISNVLLHLPLAVAVAHNAGGALLLLSMVLVNYRIRVVDKVRVGVGHGWRLRPVAGVGISHHMRNDSWRRF; the protein is encoded by the coding sequence ATGGCCAGACCCGGATTCCGCCTTGCTGTGTTCGCCACCCTGCTGGCACTGCTGGTCGTCCTGCTCGGTGCCTATACCCGCCTGACCCACGCCGGCCTCGGCTGCCCTGACTGGCCGGGTTGCTACGGCTTCATCAGCGTGCCCAAGAGCGAAGCGCAGCTGGCCCATGCCGAGCTGCATTTCCCCGAGCACCCGGTGGAAGCTGCCAAGGGCTGGGCCGAGATGGTCCACCGCTACTTTGCCGGCACCCTGGCGATGGTCATAGCCCTGCTCGCCGTGCAGGCGCTGCGCCGGCATGCCCGCGATGGCCAGCCTTATCGCCTGCCCTTGCTGTTGCTGGGCGTGGTGCTGGCCCAGGCCGCCTTCGGCATGTGGACGGTCACCCTCAAGCTGTGGCCGCAGGTGGTCACCGCGCATCTACTCGGTGGCTTCACTACCCTGAGCCTGTTGTTCCTGTTGTCCCTGCGTCTGTCCCGGGCCTTTGCACCCTTGCCCAAGCTGCCATTGAGCCTGCGCCGGATCGCCGCGCTGGCCTTGCTGGTGGTGATCGGCCAGATCGCCCTGGGCGGCTGGGTCAGTGCCAACTACGCGGCCGTCGCCTGCATCGACCTGCCCACCTGCCACGGCCAGTGGTGGCCGGCGGCGGACTTCAGCAACGGTTTTCACCTGACCCAGCACGTCGGGCCCAACTACCTGGGCGGGCAGCTGGACAGTGATGCGCGCACGGCCATCCACATCAGCCACCGCCTGGGTGCATTGCTGGTGACCTGCGTGCTGCTGATGCTCAGCTGGAAGCTGCACCGCTGCGGCCTCCCTGGCCTGGCGCGGCTGGTGCTGCTGGCGCTGCTGGTGCAAGTCGGCCTGGGCATCAGCAATGTGCTGCTGCACCTGCCGCTGGCCGTGGCCGTGGCACACAACGCGGGTGGGGCGCTGTTGTTGCTGAGCATGGTGCTGGTGAACTACCGCATCCGCGTGGTCGACAAGGTTCGCGTGGGTGTCGGCCATGGCTGGCGCCTGCGGCCTGTGGCTGGCGTGGGTATCTCCCACCACATGAGGAATGATTCGTGGCGACGCTTCTGA
- the cyoE gene encoding heme o synthase: protein MATLLSARRASWRDYLELTKPKVVVLMLITSLAGMFLATRAGVSWSVLLFGNLGIGLCAGGAAVVNHVVDRRIDALMARTHKRPLAQGRVEPLPALLFALALALLGMALLLVFTNSLTAWLTLASLLGYAVLYTGFLKRATPQNIVIGGLAGAAPPLLGWVAVSGHVSAEPLLLVLIIFAWTPPHFWALAIHRKEEYAKADIPMLPVTHGERYTKLHILLYTLVLLAVSLLPYAIHMSGPLYLACAMVLGLRFLQWAWVLYRGSRPHAAIGTFKYSIGYLFALFIALLLDHYLLLNL, encoded by the coding sequence GTGGCGACGCTTCTGAGCGCACGGCGGGCCAGCTGGCGTGATTACCTGGAGCTGACCAAGCCCAAGGTGGTGGTGCTGATGCTGATCACCTCGCTGGCGGGCATGTTCCTGGCCACCCGTGCAGGTGTCAGCTGGAGCGTGCTGCTGTTCGGCAACCTGGGCATTGGCTTGTGTGCAGGCGGCGCGGCGGTGGTCAACCATGTGGTGGACCGACGCATCGACGCACTGATGGCGCGTACCCACAAGCGGCCCCTGGCCCAAGGCCGGGTCGAGCCGCTGCCGGCGCTGCTGTTCGCCTTGGCGCTGGCGCTGCTGGGCATGGCCCTGCTGCTGGTGTTCACCAACTCCCTCACCGCCTGGCTGACGCTGGCCTCATTGCTCGGCTATGCGGTGCTCTATACCGGCTTTCTCAAGCGTGCCACGCCGCAGAATATCGTCATCGGTGGTCTGGCCGGTGCCGCCCCGCCGTTGCTGGGCTGGGTGGCGGTCAGTGGCCATGTCAGCGCCGAGCCCCTGCTGCTGGTGCTGATCATCTTCGCCTGGACCCCGCCACACTTCTGGGCCTTGGCCATTCACCGCAAGGAGGAATACGCCAAGGCCGATATCCCTATGCTGCCGGTGACCCACGGCGAGCGCTACACCAAGCTGCATATCCTGCTGTACACCCTGGTATTGCTGGCGGTGAGCCTGCTGCCCTACGCCATCCACATGAGCGGCCCGCTGTACCTGGCCTGCGCCATGGTGCTGGGCCTGCGCTTCCTGCAATGGGCCTGGGTGTTGTACCGTGGCAGCCGGCCGCACGCGGCGATCGGCACCTTCAAGTACTCTATCGGGTACCTGTTCGCGCTGTTCATCGCGTTGCTCCTCGACCACTACCTGTTGCTGAACCTATGA